A genomic stretch from Sulfobacillus thermosulfidooxidans includes:
- a CDS encoding L-rhamnose mutarotase, protein MQRVGFVLKIHPGTEKEYQIRHQHVYPELLRAFKAVGIQTYSIFMYGNTLFAYMEVSDFTEAMQILSSHPTNKKWQEYMADILMTDEQGNSMHIIPEVFHFHG, encoded by the coding sequence GTGCAACGCGTGGGATTTGTCTTAAAGATCCATCCTGGAACCGAAAAAGAGTATCAAATTCGCCATCAGCATGTCTATCCAGAACTACTACGGGCTTTTAAGGCAGTAGGGATACAGACGTATAGTATCTTCATGTACGGAAATACCCTCTTCGCCTATATGGAGGTCAGTGATTTTACTGAAGCCATGCAAATTTTGTCTAGCCATCCGACCAATAAAAAATGGCAGGAGTACATGGCTGACATTTTAATGACTGACGAGCAGGGAAATTCTATGCACATCATTCCTGAAGTATTCCATTTTCACGGATAA
- a CDS encoding MFS transporter gives MSHSVFTNIDDSQLTGKHWWWTVLSGMGDYLDAGSIVAGGVALLLWIKYFHMSLSLVGLIAAFSSNGISTALGAFVAGFLGDRFGRKFIYNIDLLLYMFGTLLVIFALSPFMLISGYLVMGFAVGADVPTSWSLIAEYAPKRARGKLMGMTNIFWYVGPIVILLLALALNPLGLLGMRLLFGSLFIVALATYLLRRSLVESPRWAYSHGKTENLFLEQEITVPLAPQPATSAKMSFKDLFQRTNVKRLLFITPIYVLWGIPAGTYGFFFPYIFKTIGATKATTSDLMEILYFLLAILAVVFVFMPLNDRIDRRVLYAISSFLCALAFFILLFAPITNPFVAYANVILFGVGQGIGLWPLQRIWSVELFPTEIRNTAQGFLWSIMRLILGIWSFYLPVVTAAIGGFKAVALMITLMFTYNLIVGGLFGPRTSGKTLEEINPVKSMA, from the coding sequence ATGTCCCACTCCGTATTTACGAACATTGACGATTCGCAATTAACCGGGAAACATTGGTGGTGGACGGTTCTATCCGGCATGGGGGATTATTTGGATGCAGGGTCCATCGTAGCCGGCGGTGTGGCATTACTATTATGGATTAAATATTTTCATATGAGTCTATCCCTTGTCGGGCTCATTGCAGCCTTCAGCTCTAATGGCATTTCTACCGCCCTAGGAGCTTTTGTTGCCGGATTTTTAGGTGACCGATTTGGCCGCAAATTCATTTACAATATCGATTTGCTTCTTTACATGTTTGGCACCCTCCTCGTAATTTTTGCTTTAAGTCCCTTCATGTTAATTTCCGGCTACCTTGTTATGGGTTTTGCAGTGGGAGCAGACGTTCCGACTTCATGGTCTCTCATAGCCGAGTATGCCCCCAAAAGAGCCCGAGGGAAATTGATGGGAATGACAAACATATTTTGGTATGTGGGTCCCATTGTCATTCTCTTATTAGCCTTGGCACTTAATCCCCTCGGGTTACTCGGCATGCGTCTTTTATTTGGAAGTCTATTCATTGTCGCTCTGGCAACTTATTTATTACGGCGTTCCCTCGTCGAATCACCTCGCTGGGCGTATAGCCATGGAAAAACTGAAAACCTTTTTTTAGAACAGGAAATTACTGTCCCCCTCGCTCCACAACCAGCGACCTCCGCTAAAATGAGTTTCAAAGATTTATTTCAACGGACAAACGTAAAAAGGTTACTGTTTATCACCCCAATTTATGTATTATGGGGTATACCTGCGGGCACATACGGATTCTTCTTCCCCTACATTTTTAAAACAATTGGTGCAACAAAGGCCACAACCTCTGACCTGATGGAAATTCTCTATTTTTTATTAGCCATTTTAGCGGTCGTGTTTGTCTTTATGCCACTAAATGATCGCATTGATAGACGCGTGCTTTATGCGATTAGCTCGTTCTTATGTGCCCTGGCCTTCTTTATCTTGTTATTTGCTCCCATCACCAATCCGTTTGTCGCGTATGCCAACGTTATCTTATTCGGCGTCGGGCAAGGTATCGGTTTATGGCCATTACAACGAATTTGGTCCGTGGAATTATTTCCTACTGAAATTCGCAATACTGCCCAAGGTTTCTTATGGTCGATTATGCGTCTCATATTAGGCATTTGGAGTTTTTACCTCCCGGTTGTGACGGCCGCTATTGGAGGCTTTAAGGCAGTTGCCTTGATGATTACCCTCATGTTCACCTACAACCTCATCGTAGGAGGTCTATTTGGACCTCGAACAAGTGGCAAGACCCTCGAAGAAATTAATCCAGTGAAATCTATGGCGTAA
- a CDS encoding LutC/YkgG family protein, whose amino-acid sequence MPVTQQFDYQWQKNGAKIYHIANATELPEVLQQIIPYDDRNNARANTIVVTGLPDAWGQVLRRLWEPDQLVVWKSDEDAEAFCRNCAQASVGITGCAWAAADTGSVTLYGTRANSLLPSLLPPVHVVILSASQIFPTFAEGLAYVQSSLQEGPHSVSPPFIKIIAGPSMTGDIEGQLITGVHGPKDLYAIVIEKSLV is encoded by the coding sequence ATGCCTGTAACGCAACAATTTGATTACCAATGGCAAAAGAATGGGGCAAAAATTTATCATATTGCCAACGCGACGGAGTTGCCCGAAGTCTTGCAACAGATTATCCCGTATGATGATCGGAATAACGCGAGGGCCAACACGATTGTGGTCACGGGACTGCCAGACGCGTGGGGACAGGTTCTGCGACGACTCTGGGAGCCTGACCAACTGGTTGTGTGGAAATCGGACGAAGATGCCGAAGCATTTTGCCGGAACTGCGCCCAAGCGAGCGTAGGCATTACCGGGTGTGCATGGGCGGCGGCCGATACCGGGAGCGTGACTCTGTATGGGACCCGCGCTAACAGCTTGCTCCCGAGTTTATTGCCCCCGGTTCATGTTGTCATCTTATCAGCCTCACAGATATTTCCAACCTTTGCAGAAGGGTTGGCCTATGTACAGTCCTCACTTCAAGAGGGTCCACACTCCGTTTCGCCGCCGTTCATCAAGATTATTGCGGGTCCCAGCATGACAGGGGATATCGAAGGGCAGCTCATTACGGGCGTTCATGGGCCCAAAGACCTTTATGCCATCGTGATCGAGAAGAGTTTGGTCTGA
- a CDS encoding MFS transporter → MATAANTRFTIADRMNRLPPAPYFQRLVARVSTGGLFEFYELFMAGAVGAALVHAQVMPVSGLAYFVGAGFLGMFFGTSIFGNISDKIGRRNGYVYSLLIYSFFTILMAFSPNAVWIDVFRLLAGFGVGAQLVVIDTYVSEMTPASRRGYYIAFSQFITYWAVPVVAFLAYTLVPTHVLMAGWRWVVLIGALGSVVVWWIRQGLPESPRWYENHGDMTQANAVMQHIETAVAKEVGSLPPVRPGAEENESRGHFREIWVPPYRSRTIMLLIFNLFQTIGFYGFASWVPTLLVSEGITLIHSLLYTFLIALFNPLGPIIGMVMSDRWQRKWQIVVVSLSIGIAGLVFSQMRTPVGIITLGIVITLLNNWFSTLFHSYQAELYPTRIRATGVGFTYSWSRLSSALVGFIIVALLKSFGVLGVFAFISLAMAIVASVIGIMGPRTNGRSLEDISSV, encoded by the coding sequence ATGGCAACGGCTGCAAATACCCGCTTTACGATTGCCGACCGAATGAATCGATTGCCACCAGCGCCCTATTTTCAACGCTTAGTGGCAAGAGTCTCAACCGGAGGACTCTTTGAATTTTACGAATTGTTCATGGCGGGGGCCGTGGGGGCCGCCCTGGTTCATGCTCAAGTGATGCCCGTCTCCGGATTAGCCTATTTTGTGGGCGCGGGATTTTTGGGGATGTTTTTTGGCACATCGATCTTCGGCAATATTAGTGACAAAATTGGTCGCCGCAATGGTTATGTCTATTCGTTGCTCATTTATTCGTTTTTCACGATCCTTATGGCCTTTTCGCCCAATGCCGTCTGGATTGATGTGTTCCGTCTTCTCGCGGGGTTTGGGGTCGGTGCGCAGCTTGTTGTCATCGATACCTATGTCAGTGAAATGACTCCGGCCTCCCGGCGCGGCTATTATATTGCCTTCAGTCAATTTATCACCTATTGGGCGGTCCCGGTCGTGGCGTTTTTGGCCTATACTCTCGTCCCCACCCACGTGCTGATGGCTGGATGGCGATGGGTGGTGTTAATCGGTGCCTTAGGTTCGGTTGTCGTCTGGTGGATCCGCCAAGGATTACCCGAATCCCCGCGCTGGTATGAGAATCATGGCGATATGACCCAAGCTAATGCGGTGATGCAACACATTGAAACGGCGGTAGCGAAGGAAGTCGGATCCTTGCCCCCGGTACGCCCGGGCGCTGAGGAAAATGAATCCCGCGGTCACTTTCGGGAAATTTGGGTCCCTCCTTACCGTTCCCGTACGATTATGTTATTGATTTTCAATCTCTTCCAAACCATTGGGTTTTACGGTTTCGCATCGTGGGTTCCCACCTTGTTGGTGAGTGAAGGGATTACGTTAATTCATTCGTTGCTGTACACCTTTTTAATTGCGTTATTTAATCCATTGGGACCGATCATTGGCATGGTGATGTCAGACCGCTGGCAAAGAAAGTGGCAAATTGTTGTCGTGTCCCTGAGTATCGGCATTGCGGGTTTAGTTTTTTCCCAGATGCGCACGCCGGTGGGCATCATTACCCTGGGGATTGTCATTACGCTCCTTAATAACTGGTTTAGCACGTTGTTTCATTCCTATCAAGCCGAATTGTATCCGACACGCATTCGAGCAACCGGTGTGGGCTTTACGTATAGTTGGAGCCGGTTAAGTTCGGCGCTCGTCGGATTTATCATCGTGGCCTTATTGAAATCCTTTGGCGTCCTGGGCGTTTTTGCATTCATTTCGCTCGCGATGGCTATTGTGGCTTCGGTTATTGGTATTATGGGCCCACGGACCAACGGACGGAGTTTGGAAGACATCTCTTCCGTATGA
- a CDS encoding fumarylacetoacetate hydrolase family protein: MKLASALIKGREQVVWVASQGYVSLVDLAAYYGKKINPFTMEQLMQDADRFHYCQDLIQRALTDQLVWDTPIDKLLAPVPYPKKILCVGLNYRPHVRESQMEIPEYPVLFSKYPNAVAASGDLIHPPRDAREMDYEAELVLIIGRTCSHVTEDTALDHVFGYCNGNDISARDLQFRTGQWVLGKSCDGFAPMGPYVVTSEDVYDPDNLEIIGKRNGEIVQHANTREMIFSCRYLISYISHYMTLHPGDVIFTGTPEGVILGQPISDRNWLKPGETLTVSVEGLGELINEMGTPKDDNQ, encoded by the coding sequence ATGAAGCTGGCCAGTGCCCTCATTAAAGGGCGTGAGCAGGTGGTCTGGGTTGCCTCGCAGGGCTATGTATCGTTAGTGGACTTAGCAGCATATTACGGGAAAAAAATCAATCCTTTCACCATGGAGCAATTGATGCAAGATGCGGACCGATTTCATTATTGCCAAGACCTAATTCAAAGAGCTCTCACGGATCAACTGGTGTGGGATACCCCGATTGATAAATTATTGGCGCCTGTGCCTTATCCAAAAAAAATTCTATGCGTGGGGCTAAATTATCGTCCTCATGTGCGAGAGTCTCAAATGGAAATACCAGAGTATCCGGTATTATTTTCGAAATATCCCAACGCTGTCGCGGCATCCGGCGATTTGATTCATCCGCCTCGGGATGCTCGAGAGATGGATTACGAGGCGGAACTCGTTCTGATTATCGGGCGAACGTGTTCGCACGTCACGGAAGACACCGCTTTGGATCATGTATTCGGTTATTGTAATGGCAATGACATTTCGGCTCGCGACTTGCAATTCCGTACGGGGCAATGGGTATTAGGCAAGAGTTGCGATGGATTTGCGCCGATGGGTCCTTATGTCGTAACGTCTGAAGATGTTTATGATCCCGATAATTTAGAGATTATTGGGAAACGAAACGGGGAAATCGTTCAACATGCCAACACCCGCGAAATGATTTTTTCATGCCGATATCTTATCAGTTACATTTCTCATTATATGACGCTCCATCCCGGTGATGTGATATTTACGGGCACTCCTGAAGGGGTGATTTTGGGACAACCCATCAGTGACAGAAACTGGTTAAAACCTGGCGAAACTCTTACGGTATCCGTCGAAGGACTGGGAGAATTGATAAATGAAATGGGAACACCGAAAGATGACAACCAGTAA
- a CDS encoding SDR family NAD(P)-dependent oxidoreductase: MALTGKVAVVSGASRGIGRAIAIRMAQEGARVVIDHPGDDDAAFETMSEIKKFGGEVISVQADVSSSTEVEFLFRKTLETYHTVDILVNNAGICPFVDWFEVTEDLWDRVHAINLKGTFLCSQYASKIMRDHHHGGRIISISSISALVGGGLQTHYTPTKAGIRSLMQSLAIVLGPYGITCNSILPGSILTDINREHYADKKIFERDVNRIPLGRLGNPDDIAGVAAFLASDDARYITGADILVDGGLFVNLQ, from the coding sequence ATGGCATTGACAGGAAAAGTGGCGGTTGTCAGCGGGGCCTCCCGTGGTATTGGTCGTGCGATCGCCATACGCATGGCCCAGGAAGGGGCCCGGGTAGTCATTGATCATCCCGGAGATGATGACGCCGCGTTTGAAACAATGTCGGAAATTAAAAAATTTGGTGGTGAAGTGATTAGTGTTCAAGCCGATGTATCAAGCTCCACAGAGGTGGAATTTCTGTTTCGAAAAACTCTGGAAACATATCATACTGTAGACATTTTAGTTAATAATGCCGGAATTTGTCCGTTTGTCGATTGGTTTGAGGTGACCGAGGATTTATGGGATCGTGTCCACGCCATTAATTTAAAGGGGACGTTCTTATGTTCCCAATATGCCTCGAAAATCATGCGCGACCATCATCACGGTGGAAGAATCATTAGCATCAGTTCTATTTCGGCCTTAGTGGGAGGCGGATTACAAACCCATTACACTCCCACCAAGGCGGGAATTCGATCCCTTATGCAATCGTTGGCCATTGTCCTGGGTCCTTATGGTATTACCTGTAATTCTATTCTCCCCGGCAGTATCCTAACCGATATCAATCGCGAGCATTATGCGGATAAGAAAATTTTCGAACGGGATGTGAACCGAATTCCCTTAGGCCGCTTAGGGAATCCGGATGACATCGCTGGGGTCGCGGCCTTTTTAGCTTCAGATGATGCCCGGTATATTACCGGAGCCGATATCCTGGTCGATGGGGGACTGTTTGTGAATTTACAGTGA
- the rhmD gene encoding L-rhamnonate dehydratase: MKNALKIVQLRTYTLSQAGGDYHAQHADHWIVGEIATPMSIYPQYRSRRSSWGLDVLGTIVVEIEASDGSLGFGVSTGGQIASWIIEHHLSRFIVGQSPWNIEMMWDQMYRSTLFYGRKGVVMNAISAIDLALWDLLGHIRQEPVYAMLGGAVRDSLQFYATGPRPDVAKTLGFIGGKLPLQYGPASGEEGLRKNISAVREAREHVGDDFWLMLDCWMALDLPYAMQLAEAMIPFHVKWIEECFPPDDIWSYQALRQVLNGNMLVSTGEHEATRWGFRLLFDHAAADFIQPDVTWCGGLTELIKIADLAESHGAWVIPHGSSVYSYHFVITRNSSPFAEFLMMHKDATQVVPMFSPLLLNEPVPHNGHMKLSDNPGFGVELNREILRPLGHVSLALP, translated from the coding sequence ATGAAAAATGCACTGAAAATTGTGCAATTACGAACGTATACATTATCGCAAGCGGGGGGTGACTATCATGCTCAACATGCGGATCACTGGATTGTGGGAGAAATTGCAACCCCCATGTCCATTTACCCACAATATCGTTCCCGTCGGTCTTCGTGGGGCCTCGATGTTTTAGGAACGATCGTCGTAGAAATTGAAGCCAGTGACGGTAGTCTGGGATTTGGCGTGAGTACTGGAGGACAAATTGCTTCGTGGATTATCGAACATCATTTGTCTCGATTCATTGTGGGGCAAAGTCCATGGAATATTGAGATGATGTGGGATCAAATGTACCGGTCAACTCTTTTCTATGGTCGAAAAGGGGTGGTCATGAACGCCATATCGGCCATTGATTTGGCTCTCTGGGATTTGCTGGGCCATATTCGCCAAGAACCGGTCTATGCCATGCTCGGAGGGGCGGTGCGTGACTCGCTACAATTTTATGCTACCGGGCCCAGGCCTGACGTCGCCAAAACATTGGGGTTTATTGGCGGTAAACTCCCCTTGCAATATGGACCGGCCTCGGGTGAAGAAGGATTACGCAAGAATATTTCGGCGGTTCGTGAAGCGAGAGAGCACGTTGGGGATGACTTCTGGTTGATGCTTGATTGCTGGATGGCGTTGGATTTACCCTATGCGATGCAATTAGCCGAAGCCATGATCCCCTTTCATGTTAAGTGGATTGAAGAATGTTTTCCACCTGACGATATCTGGTCTTATCAGGCATTGCGCCAGGTGCTGAATGGGAACATGTTGGTCAGTACGGGAGAGCACGAAGCGACGCGTTGGGGTTTTCGATTATTATTCGATCATGCGGCCGCCGATTTTATCCAGCCGGACGTCACCTGGTGCGGCGGACTAACGGAATTAATAAAAATCGCAGATTTGGCGGAAAGTCATGGGGCATGGGTTATTCCGCATGGTTCGAGTGTATACAGTTACCACTTTGTTATCACGCGCAATAGCAGCCCGTTTGCCGAATTTTTGATGATGCATAAAGATGCGACGCAAGTCGTGCCGATGTTTTCGCCTCTATTGTTGAATGAACCTGTTCCCCATAATGGGCACATGAAGCTTTCTGATAACCCGGGCTTTGGTGTCGAACTAAATCGAGAAATTTTAAGACCGTTAGGTCACGTTTCCTTGGCGCTGCCTTGA
- a CDS encoding lactate utilization protein B: protein MAGQLPYDHRPWPQRRTQALHDDTMRHTIGFVTRRFTVAKRDVYRQHPELEAFRLLALHEKRQAIRDLPELLETLRERIEAHGGHTYWATNAHDAVQRVLNIAHDEQVRLVIKSKSMVTEEIELNRSLEQAGIMVRETDLGEYIIQLANEKPSHILAPAAHRNRHQIDELFAQDAARHGMMPPSSDDIPDLTAYARQRLRQEFLTADMGVTGGNFLVAETGTLVLITNEGNADMVTTLPRILVSIVGVEKIVRDWTSLNHIIQQPAMSGIGRHLSSYTTFVQGPKEVGSADGPEQWHVILVDNGRMALRDTAFEEVLSCIRCGACLNVCPVFREVGGHAYGSVYPGPIGIVATPLLTDFTMLSELPSSLCTLCHACEEACPMEIPLPQYIVKLRQIKVRRKMTPGLWDWTMRTWARFWATPGGYRRAVRIARLAARLSGQQQALHVAPGIFAGWFETRDMPAVANQTFHEWWRKRHRPIATGP, encoded by the coding sequence ATGGCGGGACAACTCCCTTATGATCATCGTCCCTGGCCGCAAAGACGCACCCAGGCGTTGCACGATGACACGATGCGTCACACGATCGGTTTTGTGACACGACGCTTTACCGTCGCCAAACGAGACGTGTACCGCCAACATCCAGAGCTTGAAGCTTTCCGCCTTTTGGCCCTTCACGAAAAGCGGCAAGCCATTCGTGATCTCCCGGAACTCCTCGAGACACTCCGAGAGCGGATTGAAGCGCATGGCGGACATACCTATTGGGCGACGAATGCCCACGACGCCGTTCAACGTGTGCTGAACATTGCGCATGATGAGCAGGTCCGTTTGGTGATCAAAAGTAAATCGATGGTGACTGAAGAAATTGAATTAAACCGATCCCTGGAGCAAGCCGGCATTATGGTCCGGGAAACCGATCTCGGAGAATACATCATCCAATTAGCGAACGAGAAACCGTCTCATATCTTAGCGCCTGCTGCTCATCGGAACCGTCATCAAATCGATGAATTATTCGCACAGGATGCGGCCCGGCACGGGATGATGCCACCTTCAAGCGATGACATTCCCGATTTGACCGCGTATGCCCGGCAACGATTACGGCAAGAGTTTCTGACCGCCGATATGGGCGTCACGGGGGGGAATTTCTTGGTGGCTGAAACCGGGACCCTCGTTCTTATTACCAATGAAGGCAATGCCGATATGGTGACCACATTGCCGCGCATTCTCGTGTCGATTGTGGGCGTCGAGAAAATTGTCCGCGACTGGACCTCGTTAAATCACATCATTCAACAGCCGGCGATGAGTGGGATTGGTCGTCATCTGTCGTCGTATACGACCTTCGTTCAGGGCCCCAAAGAGGTGGGATCTGCCGATGGCCCGGAGCAATGGCATGTTATCTTGGTGGACAACGGGCGCATGGCTTTGCGGGATACGGCATTTGAGGAAGTGTTAAGCTGTATCCGGTGTGGCGCATGTTTAAATGTCTGCCCCGTCTTTCGTGAAGTGGGAGGGCATGCATATGGCAGCGTGTATCCGGGCCCCATTGGCATCGTCGCAACCCCGTTATTGACCGATTTCACGATGTTGTCGGAGTTGCCTTCTTCGCTGTGCACGCTGTGCCATGCGTGCGAAGAAGCGTGTCCCATGGAGATCCCCTTACCCCAATATATTGTGAAGTTGCGGCAGATCAAGGTTAGACGCAAAATGACGCCGGGTCTGTGGGATTGGACGATGAGAACATGGGCTCGCTTTTGGGCAACACCCGGGGGATATCGGCGTGCGGTGCGTATCGCTCGCTTGGCTGCGCGCTTATCTGGTCAACAACAAGCTCTGCACGTGGCACCCGGCATATTTGCGGGATGGTTTGAAACCCGAGACATGCCCGCTGTGGCCAATCAAACTTTTCATGAATGGTGGCGAAAGCGGCATCGACCCATAGCAACAGGTCCATGA
- a CDS encoding 2-dehydro-3-deoxy-L-rhamnonate dehydrogenase, which translates to MKTLTWTANETMSILSVPESMPEPGWIALRVAGVGICGSELSGYLGHNELRKPPLIMGHEFSGVVEDVGDGVTNVKIGDLVTANPLVTCGKCLHCLQGERQRCDSRRIIGIDFPGAYAERVVVPAHQCYLVKEPIDGALVEPLACAVRAVGLARLKVGDTAVVIGAGIIGLMTVRLLELSGAGRIVVVEPNDKRLKIAQLWGATEIVPNLDALVTDNRTKGVDCVIDAVGLSVTRRDSLNVLRRGGRAVWIGLHEALTHLDGNQIVRDELEVRGSFCYTDDEFIRAVRLINSQRFLPLNRQWLDVRSVEEGPTAFKELVSGSPFAKIILTF; encoded by the coding sequence ATGAAAACGTTAACGTGGACTGCTAATGAGACGATGAGCATTTTATCGGTTCCCGAGTCGATGCCGGAGCCGGGATGGATTGCATTGCGGGTCGCGGGGGTAGGTATTTGTGGCTCTGAGCTTTCTGGTTACTTGGGACACAATGAACTACGAAAACCGCCGTTAATCATGGGGCACGAGTTTTCCGGAGTGGTTGAGGATGTCGGTGACGGGGTAACAAACGTTAAAATTGGCGATTTAGTCACCGCCAATCCCTTGGTAACGTGTGGAAAATGCCTCCATTGCTTGCAGGGAGAGCGGCAACGTTGCGACTCGCGCCGCATTATTGGGATTGATTTTCCGGGGGCTTACGCGGAGCGTGTTGTGGTTCCGGCTCATCAATGTTATTTGGTAAAAGAGCCCATTGACGGGGCCCTTGTTGAGCCGCTGGCGTGTGCCGTTAGAGCCGTCGGACTCGCCCGGTTAAAAGTCGGGGATACGGCGGTCGTCATCGGAGCCGGCATCATAGGACTGATGACAGTACGGTTACTGGAATTATCAGGGGCTGGACGCATTGTCGTTGTCGAACCGAATGACAAACGCTTAAAGATAGCCCAACTTTGGGGTGCGACTGAAATAGTGCCTAATCTGGATGCATTGGTCACAGATAATCGCACCAAGGGTGTGGATTGTGTGATCGATGCGGTGGGCTTGTCGGTGACCCGGCGGGATAGTTTGAATGTACTCCGTCGAGGAGGCCGAGCGGTCTGGATTGGACTTCATGAAGCTTTAACCCATCTCGATGGGAATCAGATCGTTCGTGACGAACTGGAAGTGCGCGGTAGCTTTTGCTATACCGATGATGAATTCATCCGTGCAGTGCGTTTGATTAATTCGCAACGATTTCTTCCTTTAAACCGTCAATGGCTCGATGTCAGATCTGTCGAAGAAGGGCCTACGGCGTTTAAAGAATTAGTCAGTGGCTCCCCATTTGCCAAAATCATCCTAACTTTTTAG
- a CDS encoding (Fe-S)-binding protein: MQKRVQLFVTCLVDLVHPQAAMAAVHVLERRHVSVEFPENQTCCGQFSYNAGYHHEAAILARHFLTVFEAGSDGEPPDIVSLSGSCAAMVIQIYPQLLYDEALAEGEPEEMAESWKHRAVQLGQRLQEWTLWLGQHFPSESVTTPKLPVAYHLGCHMRRLLPSAKDTAQILGHYGIEAIEPDDADQCCGFGGTYSFTEPIISTTLADEKWQHLDQLRQSTGALCLTSADLGCLLHLKGRFMRQGYTFPACHVAELVDLADRKRLTAERIQATGFQGGR, encoded by the coding sequence TTGCAAAAACGTGTGCAATTGTTTGTGACCTGCTTGGTAGATCTTGTTCATCCCCAAGCGGCGATGGCGGCTGTCCATGTGCTGGAACGGCGACACGTCTCCGTCGAATTTCCGGAGAATCAAACGTGTTGTGGTCAATTTAGCTATAATGCGGGATATCACCACGAGGCTGCGATCTTAGCGAGGCATTTTTTGACGGTTTTCGAAGCCGGAAGTGACGGCGAACCGCCGGACATTGTGTCCCTATCGGGGTCCTGCGCCGCGATGGTTATCCAAATTTATCCGCAATTATTATATGACGAGGCTTTAGCGGAGGGTGAACCTGAAGAGATGGCTGAAAGCTGGAAACACCGGGCCGTGCAATTGGGCCAACGTCTCCAGGAATGGACGCTGTGGTTGGGACAGCATTTTCCTTCGGAATCCGTGACGACACCGAAACTCCCTGTGGCCTATCATTTGGGCTGTCATATGCGTCGTTTGTTGCCAAGTGCGAAGGACACGGCACAAATTTTGGGGCACTACGGCATCGAAGCCATAGAACCTGACGATGCGGACCAATGTTGTGGGTTTGGTGGAACGTACAGTTTTACGGAACCGATTATCTCGACCACGTTAGCGGATGAGAAATGGCAACACCTCGATCAATTACGCCAGAGTACGGGGGCCCTGTGCTTGACCAGTGCGGATCTGGGATGTCTTCTCCATCTGAAAGGCCGTTTCATGCGGCAAGGCTATACATTCCCAGCGTGTCATGTCGCGGAATTGGTGGATTTGGCAGATCGCAAACGTCTGACCGCGGAACGGATTCAAGCGACCGGATTCCAAGGAGGCCGATAA
- a CDS encoding IclR family transcriptional regulator, protein MNSVKSALRVADILEIVSAHPPGLTFSELLETSQLPKSSLHELLTTMTQQRLLTYNHVTKRYSLGSRIWEWASTWAQGIQIVPVAWPYLQTIRNELNETVQLAILDQGNVMYVAKVESSHPLQLASHVGIRLPAYATGIGQAILAALPRTEVTRLYPDKLPTYTSITTPTLQKLLEKLDVTRIDGYATDWGEYSPDIRCVAVPILGMNNHVMAALSISVPKDRFSPSHRDRMVQTITRYSHLIAQECGATDPEAWRTPQS, encoded by the coding sequence TTGAATTCCGTAAAATCTGCACTTCGCGTCGCAGACATTTTAGAAATAGTATCTGCTCATCCTCCCGGCTTAACCTTTTCGGAGCTGCTGGAAACGAGCCAATTACCCAAAAGCAGCCTACATGAATTATTGACAACAATGACCCAACAACGGCTTCTAACATATAATCACGTAACCAAGCGTTACAGTTTGGGCAGCAGAATATGGGAATGGGCATCGACATGGGCTCAAGGTATTCAAATTGTTCCTGTAGCGTGGCCGTACTTACAAACTATTCGCAACGAGTTAAACGAGACAGTTCAATTAGCCATTTTGGACCAAGGCAACGTTATGTATGTCGCAAAAGTTGAGTCCAGCCATCCTTTACAGTTAGCGTCTCATGTCGGGATTCGTCTTCCAGCCTATGCTACCGGCATTGGCCAAGCTATCCTAGCCGCGTTGCCAAGAACCGAGGTCACCCGACTATATCCCGATAAGTTGCCCACTTATACGTCTATCACCACCCCTACCCTGCAAAAACTGTTAGAGAAACTTGATGTCACTCGAATAGACGGATATGCCACAGACTGGGGCGAATATTCCCCGGATATTCGGTGTGTCGCTGTTCCTATTTTGGGAATGAACAACCACGTCATGGCGGCCTTAAGTATTTCGGTCCCAAAAGACCGATTTAGTCCCTCTCATCGAGACCGCATGGTTCAAACGATTACTCGCTACAGCCATCTCATTGCTCAAGAATGTGGAGCCACAGACCCAGAAGCATGGCGAACACCGCAATCATGA